A window of Epinephelus moara isolate mb chromosome 15, YSFRI_EMoa_1.0, whole genome shotgun sequence genomic DNA:
CAAGTGTTTTTAGTATAAAGCATTAgctttaaagataaaaataaaatggtatTACCGTGATTTTTCATATTAATAAACATAATGTCAAAAGAAATAGAAAGAatagaaaaaattaaaacaattaatagATCAAAAAGACATAGGAAAAACActtacaaagaaagaaagaaagaaaatgttaatttaaaaattcataaaaaaagacataagaACAACGTATcagaaaaaatacaataaaataataaataaataaataaagacacacagcacacacacacttaaaagatgattaaaataaaataaaaaataaaatttaaaaagtacacTTAAAAAAGAATTAGGGAGAACacccttaaaaataaaattgaataaaaactaaattaaattttaaaaaaaaaagacaaagaatgcacttaaaattaataaataaatttgaataaatagtaaattaataaaattttaaaaatctaatttaattaaCTAACAACACCACATCATATGAgcgcactttaaaaaaaaaagtaaatagaataaaatttaaattaaaacattaaaagaaaaagatgtataaataaatgaaattaaaagaaaataacaatataatttaaaatataaagttaagaaagaaaaaaacataggAAGACTACACctaaaaaagttaataaattaaaattaaatcaaattaaattgaattaaattaaattaaattagattaaattgaattgaattagattaaattaaattgaattgaattgaattgaattaaattaaattaaattaaaattaaaattaaattaaattaaatttaatttaattagattaaattaaatttaatttaatttaatttaatttaatttaattagattaaattaaatagaattgaattaaaaagaCAGTAAGAACACACTTGAATggattaaatacattttttttttttaaattaccaaCACATTGGAAGAACACActtgaaaagaaaataaataaaataacgaTTTAATTAGAGACACAGGAAGAACacactaattattattatcattattattgtgtacaatacaatacaacagCAGCACTAACTACAGCctctaaaattaaaatgaagttGAACCAATacgttggtttgttttttcagcataTAACCTAAATACAGGACagaggtgtccacatacttctgGCCAAGTAGTGTAGTTTGGAAATGATTCCTTTCCTTGTAACCTGATTGTATTTGTGTGGATACAGAagactatcaacattcagttgtttatttgtttgtaacTCACGCATACGTTCCAGTATTAAAGCAGATGCTTGTGgatatttaattttttccccccaaacaTAAATCAAACAGCTGACTGCATCCAGCAGAGACCAGATGTTTGTATAATCTGTCATTTGAGTAATTGTGTGTTGGTGCGACAGATTCCTCACAGCACAGCCCGCCGGAAAAGAAGGAAACACTCTTTTATTATCAGTGTCTGCAAAATACTTAAATGCAGCTCCTCTGTTGTGAGTTACTTTCcattttttaatcttgttttttcCCAGCAGAAGCTCTCAGTCTCTACTTCCTGTGTTGAGCATTTCCCTCTGCCTTTGAGTGACTCTGTTGTCTCACAGCTCCGCAACCAGCGGCTTCCCGGTGCCTCCTCCCCGTGTGCGAAAAGCTCCAGAGTGGGGATCCGCAGTCACTGGGACACCCTGAGGCGTCTGACACGGCAGAGGCTTCACCGAGGCGGTGCATTCGGGGTCCAGAGCCCGGCTGTTGGGAGCCCAGACGCCAAGGACTGGTGTGGCGTTCGCAGAGGCAGCTACCCGCCGACTGAGCCGCAGTGTCACGCAGCAGCAGCTCGGCCGTACCCTCCGCCTCGCTGTAAGCCGATGACTCAGTGTCAGATGTGCTGTAGCAAGTCGCTGAGCCGGTGTCGAGTTTGCTACTCCAACTTCCTCTGGGAGCAAAGTCTGAACCGCTCGGCGCCGTCCGTCTACAGCTCCGTTCTGATCGGTAAGAAAATCATCCGTCTCCTTTCATCGTCCATCACAGCTGCTTTCATGGATTAATAGTGTCTGTTTTCTCGTTGGAGACAACATCATGGAAGAGCTGGGCAGCGGAGATGAAGACGAAGCAGGAGAGTCTATCAATGTGTCATCGTCGCTTCCCACAGCGCGGCGGTGGACCATGTCTCCCCCGTGTCTCACCGTGCCTTACTACTCCAACTCAGACGACTACCTCCAGCCAGGTCTGCCCACCAGGCTTCGAAGCCAAAGCCCTCGCATCCGCACTGCTCCCCCGAGCCCCATGCGCCCTCGCCGAGTGGTGGATCTACCCCCGGTGTCCCCCGTGGAGCTCGCCAAGCAGGAGAGCCTGGACGAGCTGAGGACGACGGTGCAGCTGGCCGCCTGCTCCATGGAGAACAGCACCAAAGACATCAAGCTCCTCGGGGAGAAGATGGCAGCGGCGACTGAGCGCATGTCGGAGACGGTGCAGGACAACTCCCAGGCCTTGGCGCTTCTCACTCAGGTGGTGGACCGGCTGCAGACGCTCCTCGCCGCCACCAGGACGACTGAGATCAACGCCCCGAGACCTGCTGAGCAAGACGGCACACCTACGAAAAACCAAACTCCAAAGAGCAGAGGGCAGCGTCCGTCTCTGACCCACCAATCCAGATGTTCCTTCCCCTcgcttccctcctcctcctcctccctcagcaGCTCTGCAGACGCTCCCTCCACCTCTCAGGGGACCAGCTGTCTGTCCGTGTCCTGCCGTGCGTCCCCCCGAACTACCCCCAAGACAAAGAACTCGCCTTCGCCACGGACGAAGCACGCCGAGCATCAAGCGCCCAAGCAGCCTCTGACCAACGGGCTGCTGGATGAGCCCAAGGAGGCGTCGCACGCTGTGAAAGGAGGTCGCTCAAACCAgcggaagaagaggaggaagaaggcgGCGTGAGAGGCGCTGAAGAGTGTCCAAAGCGTGGACTTCTTGGGTCCTTTCAAGTCGTCTCTGCAGAGTGGCTGACCTGCAAACGCACACAGTGGTAGCTGAtttttattgctgcatttctcgCCGTTTTCGTCCATCGTGTTGTGGatcatttcatcatttcctCTGTCTGCTCATTTCAGGAACTTCATCagcattcattttgtttttgtcgcAGCTGTCGTGAATTAAACCTTCCAATCTCTCCCTCCAGTCGTTACATCCTGTCATGGcttccaccagactccatcaGCTTGTTTGTGTGATTCGATTTGACGTCAACTCTGCGCTCCACGCTTTTATTCACTCTGTGTTCTCACCTGTTGTGTTCCAGGGAGCGACCATAAAGAGAAACGAGATCACAGGGGAGATTTTTGTCGCTCGGGTGATTCACGGAGGGCTGGCTGATCGCAGCGGTGAGCTTTTTCTCTCAAGGATAATGTCCTCAATTTACTGCCTTCCCTCTCTTTGTGTCGTTAACTAGAAGCTGAAATTCTTGGATTTCATTAACGATATGTCGGTGACGTGACAGGGTAACAACTGAGAGAGTGCTAACCCTTTAAAAAGTAAACTTACATGCTTTCATTTGAGCTTTTATCGAGTCACAACCTCAATATCTCAAGTTATGAccctcaagtcccaagtcactggtgaaaatcaagcaagtcaagccATTCCTCTGAGGAGAGCTGCAGGCAGGAGGACACAGTCATGTCCTTTCAAATCATCAGTCTCAGGTCATGAATACCAAGTTAAAGTCAGACTTGGGTCAGACTTGAGTCAaatcatgtgactcgagtcccctACCTCTGCTCTCTACCTaatttatatcatattatatttagGTTAAAGGATAATGTAGGAAAAGTTTAAAACTAACCAGGTTTTGGTGATTTCAAAGACACGCACACTTTAATAATCACTTCAAAGTTAACTTGATGATACcgtaatttttatttatttattacactcatatatttttatttgcacacacagaACACTGCATAAAATCCagatgatgaaaaataaaaaaatgtgtcaagAGAGGCTTAAACAACGGACCTCCCCTCCacttaaagagaaaaacaaattacaaaaaaaggggaaaattaaaaaaaaaaaagctaagctaacaataataaaaacaaaaacaaaatatatacatgaaaaaaatccagagaaaattcaaaatttaaaaataaaattaataataaaaatgatgacgATGATATACTCTTCAAGAAATAATTAGATATCACAAAttatatgtaatatttatttccttttttaaatgttcttcgCATAACAAGCTCT
This region includes:
- the LOC126401925 gene encoding uncharacterized protein LOC126401925, with product MTQCQMCCSKSLSRCRVCYSNFLWEQSLNRSAPSVYSSVLIDNIMEELGSGDEDEAGESINVSSSLPTARRWTMSPPCLTVPYYSNSDDYLQPGLPTRLRSQSPRIRTAPPSPMRPRRVVDLPPVSPVELAKQESLDELRTTVQLAACSMENSTKDIKLLGEKMAAATERMSETVQDNSQALALLTQVVDRLQTLLAATRTTEINAPRPAEQDGTPTKNQTPKSRGQRPSLTHQSRCSFPSLPSSSSSLSSSADAPSTSQGTSCLSVSCRASPRTTPKTKNSPSPRTKHAEHQAPKQPLTNGLLDEPKEASHAVKGGRSNQRKKRRKKAA